From the genome of Anopheles moucheti chromosome 3, idAnoMoucSN_F20_07, whole genome shotgun sequence, one region includes:
- the LOC128300593 gene encoding ankyrin repeat domain-containing protein 13C, whose amino-acid sequence MTESFPLHECVFNGDTRKLSLLLRTHEIAEKDKHGNTPLHLAVMLGKKECIFLLLAHGAPVKVKNSQGWSPLAEAISYGDRQIISALLRKLKQQAREQMEQRRPNLVKALKQMGDFYMELKWDFHSWVPLISRILPSDVCKIHKSGCSIRLDTTLVDFSDMRWERGDISFIFKGENPPKDSLTALDNECRCYQHVRHEETEMEIEDEVDILMSSDILAAQMSTKGISFTKAQSGWIFREDRRETVAGQYDSDLYTINGLTLEQRKRREHLSRDDLQKNKALMESLTKGGQSQQGGVDQNGEIYRRESLQPPPNSEVTWEEYVSAEPGQYPNLGRELVYKESSKNFKATVAMSKDFPLSVDMLLNVLEVIAPFKHFSKLREFVTLKLPSGFPVKIDIPILPTVSAKITFQKFEFRDDISPDLFVIPEDYKEDTMRFPDL is encoded by the exons ATGACGGAATCGTTTCCGCTGCATGAGTGCGTCTTTAACGGTGATACCCGAAAACTGTCGTTGCTGCTCCGGACACACGAAATCGCCGAAAAGGACAAGCATG GAAACACTCCACTCCATTTGGCTGTTATGCTCGGAAAGAAAG aATGTATCTTCCTGTTGCTTGCACATGGCGCACCGGTTAAAGTAAAAAATTCACAAGGATGGTCTCCATTAGCAGAGGCGATCTCGTACGGAGATCGACAAATAA TCAGTGCATTGCTAAGGAAACTGAAACAACAGGCCCGCGAACAGATGGAACAACGGCGCCCAAATCTGGTAAAAGCCCTCAAACAGATGGGTGACTTCTATATGGAGCTGAAGTGGGATTTTCATTCGTGGGTTCCACTTATCTCACGCATTCTTCCCTCGGACGTTTGTAAAATTCATAAGTCTGGCTGCTCGATACGACTCGACACGACGTTGgtcgatttttccgacatgcGCTGGGAGCGGGGTGACATTTCGTTCATCTTCAAAGGCGAAAACCCTCCGAAGGATTCGCTGACAGCGCTCGACAATGAGTGCCGCTGCTACCAGCACGTCCGGCACGAGGAGACGGAGATGGAAATCGAGGATGAGGTCGATATACTGATGTCGAGTGACATCCTTGCAGCACAGATGTCAACCAAGGGTATTAGTTTTACGAAAGCACAATCGGGATGGATCTTCCGCGAAGATCGGCGGGAAACGGTGGCTGGACAGTACGATAGCGATCTCTACACCATAAACGGATTGACGCTGGAGCAGCGTAAACGTCGGGAACATCTGTCACGGGATGATCTACAGAAAAATAAGGCGCTCATGGAGTCACTGACGAAGGGAGGCCAGAGCCAACAGGGCGGTGTCGATCAGAATGGAGAGATTTATCGGCGAGAATCGCTACAACCGCCACCTAACAGTGAGGTTACCTGGGAGGAATACGTTTCGGCTGAGCCGGGCCAGTATCCCAACTTAGGTCGTGAACTAGTGTATAAGGAATCAAgcaaaaattttaaagcaaCAGTAGCTATG AGCAAAGACTTCCCACTGAGTGTAGATATGCTGTTGAACGTGCTGGAAGTAATAGCACCATTCAAGCATTTCAGCAAGTTGCGTGAATTCGTAACACTGAAACTACCCAGCGGCTTCCCGGTGAAGATCGACATCCCCATCCTGCCGACAGTGTCGGCCAAGATTACCTTTCAAAAGTTCGAATTCCGGGACGATATTTCGCCTGATCTGTTCGTCATTCCGGAGGATTACAAAGAGGACACAATGAG ATTTCCTGATTTATGA